A single genomic interval of Juglans regia cultivar Chandler chromosome 1, Walnut 2.0, whole genome shotgun sequence harbors:
- the LOC109021008 gene encoding cell wall / vacuolar inhibitor of fructosidase 2-like, which produces MGSAIFLLVSLLSLVFPHYIFHGQPYIFVTGDPNLIQKTCKSTKYYDLCLSSLKSVPTSVSADTKGLAVIMVGVGMANATDTSSYLSSQLLSTTNDTILKKVLKECADKYSYAGNALQASVQDLAAESYDYAYMHITAAADYPNACHNRFKRYPGLIYPPDLARREDGLKHICFVLLGIIDLLGS; this is translated from the coding sequence ATGGGTTCTGCCATTTTCTTGCttgtctctcttctctcccttgTATTTCCTCACTACATTTTTCACGGCCAACCATATATTTTTGTGACTGGAGACCCCAATCTGATCCAAAAGACTTGCAAAAGTACCAAATATTACGACCTTTGCCTGTCGTCTCTCAAATCAGTTCCCACCAGTGTGAGTGCTGATACCAAGGGATTGGCAGTCATCATGGTTGGGGTAGGAATGGCCAATGCCACCGACACTTCCTCGTACTTGTCCTCTCAGTTGCTTAGCACTACTAACGACACTATCTTGAAGAAGGTCCTCAAGGAGTGCGCAGACAAGTACAGCTATGCCGGGAATGCTCTCCAAGCTTCTGTCCAGGACTTGGCCGCTGAATCTTATGACTATGCTTACATGCACATCACTGCAGCTGCAGACTATCCTAATGCTTGCCACAACCGCTTCAAACGGTATCCGGGACTCATTTATCCCCCAGATCTTGCACGTAGAGAGGATGGTTTGAAGCATATTTGTTTTGTACTTTTGGGAATTATCGATCTTCTTGGCTCGTGA